The genomic segment CGCCTCTTCGCTGGTCATTCCTCGCAGGTCGATATCTCTGACAACCTCCGCAGGCTTTTCCGATTCGATTGCCGAGGGGCGGAATGAGGTTGAACGAATCTTTTTCGCCATGACGAGATCCTTTGTGGGAACCTTCATCTTTAAGCTTCCGAAAAGAACGATCGCACTCTTGCCATCAGGGCTCAAGCCGGCAACCTCGCCTGTCTCGACACCGCCGGATAATCTTACGGCAGAGCCGATTTCGAGAAAATCGGATTTGGGCATGGCTTCTTCTTGTCGAAGAGTGGCGATTTCGATTTCGTCCTGCACCTTTTTGACCTCCTCCCTCACAGCCCGAACCGATTCCTTGTCTGCAGAACGTTCCTTGATCTCTCGTATGCTCCGCTCGATCAGGGCGTTTGCGTTGTCGACTATTCCTTTGGCCTCCTCGACAGCTTTACGCTTCAGTTCCTTAAGTTCGGACGCCAGAGACGAGAGCTTCGATTCGTATTCCAGGACGAGTGAATCGAGGCGGGATTTCTCAGCCCTAACGTCGTAAAGTTGATTTCTGTATTTTTGAGCTGAGAGTTCGAGATTCGCAATCAACTGTTCAAGCCGTGCCTGATGATGTCCCATAAATTCCCGTGAGCGAGAGAGCATATCTTCTTTGAGACCAATACGTTGAGCCATTTCCAATGCATAACTACTTCCGGGGATTGCAGGCGTGAACTTGAAGGTTGGCGTGAGTGTCGTTTGGTCAAATTCCATTGCCCCATTCTCAACCCCTTCGGTATTATGGGCGAAGACCTTGAGTGAACTGTGATGCGTTGTCGCAATTGTATAGGTGCCGCGCTTCGTCAGAGATTCGAGGATTGCAGCAGCAATTGCGCCTCCCTCGGCCGGATCTGTACCTGAACCAATCTCATCAATCAACACAAGTGAGTTCGATCCGGCCTGTTCGTCGATTGCTTTCAAATTGCGGAGATGTGAACTGAACGTGCTGAGGTCGTTTTCGATTGATTGTTCATCCCCGATATCAACAAACATGTCTTTGAAAATGCGGAGCACAGATTGATCGGATGCCGGAATGTGCATACCGCACTGAGCCATCAGTGTAAGCAAGCCAACAGACTTCATCGCGACACTCTTACCCCCGGCATTCGGGCCGCTGATGACAAGCGTATTGTAGGAGCTTCCGAGCTCCAGATTGAGCGGAACCGTTCCATCCCGCCCGTGCGATTGTAGAAGGATAGGATGCCGCGCCTCAACGAACTTTAGAGGACCTGTCTCTGTAACTTCCGGAGCTACACCCAAGATTTCGATAGAGTATTTTGCCTTTGCATGCAAGAGGTCTAACTCAGCCAAAATAGCAGAGTTAGCTAGCAACTGATCACGTATGTGTCCCACCTGTATTGTCAACTCACGTAAAATTCGCTCGATCTCTCGTTGCTCCTGAAACTGGAGATTGCGAATTTCGTTGTTTAAATCCAACGTGTCAGACGGTTCAATGAAAACCGTCGCTCCGCTGGCGGAAGCACTATGAATGAAACCATGAACCCGGTTTTTATGCTCCGCCTTAACAGGAATGACCATCCTCCCTTCTCTCGTTGTGATGATCTCATCCTGAGCAAAACCAAGATCGGCGACATTCCTCAAAATGGTTGCAAGGCGCTTCTTTGTTTCTTCATACTTGTCCGCCAGGGTTCTGCGAATGCTAAGCAACTCCTTGGAGGCATCTCCCTTCACATTGCCATTTTCGTCAATTGCTTGATCAAGATTGTATTCAAGCACGCGATCTATGTGGAGGGGTTCCGCTATTTCCCAGAGCAACGGGTACGCTTCGCGACGCTTGCCGATGAACTGCCGAAGAACACGGGCCGCGCGGAGCGTAGACAGCGTGTGCCACAGTTCTTTTGGCGTAAGAACTGTTCCGTCAATAGACGATTTCGCTACTGCCTCCCTTGTCGGATAGATCCCGTCGAGCGGCAGAGCAGATTCTTGTTCAAGCAATTTCTTTAACTCATTGACTCTTTGTAACTCACATCGTACTTGCTCAAGTGAAGTCAGCAGGGTAATTCTGGAAACCAAGTCGCGACCTGGATCGGACGAAGCATACCGTAGAATCCTCTTGAGAATCTTATCGAACTCCAACTTCTCCAAAGCCTGATCAAAATGTCCCATGGTTCTGCGTGTTGGGCCCCTAACCAAGCCTGTTTTTGACGAGTTGCTGAATGATCTTGCCGTCGGCTTTTCCTTTGAGTTCCTTCATAACCAACGGCATGATCTTCCCAAAATCGGCGGGCGACGATGCTCCGCTTGAGTCAATGATTCGCTCAATCACGTGCCGGATTTCTTCTTCGGACATTTGTTTTGGAAGATACTCTGCAATGATGTCGAGTTCAGCAGTCTCCTGCTCGACAAGCTCTGTACGTCCTGCGGCACCGAACTGTTGAATTGATTCTCTCCGCTTCTTGGCGGCACTCGTTAGTGTCGAAATTTCATCGTCCGGTGTCATCACCCTTCCGCTGCCGCGAAGCTCGATTGCCTTCTCCATCAGCACAGCACGAAGGGTACGGAGCGTCTCAAGGCGGAGCCGTTCTCCGCTCTTCATAGCAGATTTAATATCCTCGCTGATCTTCTCGGTCAGCCCCATAAATCAGTTCTCCCAAAAAATGAAAAAAGGCAGGTACTGCGGGTCCCTGCCTAACCTATTCGTTGTTGTGTTGTTTGTTCACGAAGCTATCTCGCGCGACCCCATGTGGCAGTTCGAGGAATGTGTACAGAAATCTGAAACAAAATTACTTGATTTTGCCGTGAGATGCAACCACCTGCCGGTGGCGCCTGAAGATCAGGTTGCGAACGCCGTTACAGAAATATCGTAAGCTCCTCGTTTGCGAATTGAGTTTGGTATGTTCGGAGTGCTGAGGAAGCGGGACCCTGCGCCACCTGTCCGTTCGTGCGAAATCGTGACCCGTGGCACGGACACACATACGTTTGTTCTTGAAACCCTGTTATCGTGCATGCTTCATGAGTACACGTGGCTGTCAGCGCTACAAACGAATCTTGGGATACGTGTGCAACAAGCAACGCACCGCCGCTGAACTGTACTAACGCCGCATTGCCGACGACTGCAAGTGCCGAACCGGCAGGGATGGAAACAGTTACTGTCCCCCCCGCCAACGTGCCCTGAACTACCGGCAACGCAGGCGCATTCGGATTGTCATCACTCTTGCATGCAACAAAAAACTGCGCTACAGAACCGTGCAGTGCCAAAACCGACCCCACTTTGCACGCATTTACAACAAATTCTCTACGCGAGTGAACGTTCCCTCCCTGTTCAAATCTTGCCATAAGTAAATCTCCTTTTAAGGTGCCTGTGTAGTAAACATGCGACCTGTTGCAAGAGTTTCAGAGGAATTGGAATTTTACGGAGAATGCTGCACATCTGGCCTTACATTACGCCGAACATTCTAATCGTATTGCCGTTGAGAGAACGCGCTGACTCCGAGCATAGGAACAGAATCATCTCCGCGACTTCTTCTGGTGTTACCCATCGGGAAAAGTCTGCGTCGGGCATTGATCTCCTGTTTTCCTCGGTAAGGATAATGCCCGGCGCAATGGCGTTTGCCGTGATTCCTTTCGCTTTCACTTCGGCTGCTATCGTCTCGGTCAGGGTTATCACACCTCGTTTCGAAATAGCATACGGCCCTTTGTTTGCGCCTCCCGTTATTGCCGGCATTGCTGCGATGTTCACAATTCTGCCCGCATTTTGCTGTTTCATTTCTTTCAGAACCTCGCGACTCATGAGAAACGCCGTCTTCAGATTCAGGTTCATCATCCGTTCCCATTCATCCAACGACACATCGGCAATTGCACTCCCCCCCGCATACCCTCCTGCTATATTGACAAGAAAATCAATTGCATGAAATTTTGCCTTCACATCAGATACAAACTGGATGACTTGCTGTTCAACGGAGATATCGG from the Bacteroidota bacterium genome contains:
- a CDS encoding endonuclease MutS2, whose translation is MGHFDQALEKLEFDKILKRILRYASSDPGRDLVSRITLLTSLEQVRCELQRVNELKKLLEQESALPLDGIYPTREAVAKSSIDGTVLTPKELWHTLSTLRAARVLRQFIGKRREAYPLLWEIAEPLHIDRVLEYNLDQAIDENGNVKGDASKELLSIRRTLADKYEETKKRLATILRNVADLGFAQDEIITTREGRMVIPVKAEHKNRVHGFIHSASASGATVFIEPSDTLDLNNEIRNLQFQEQREIERILRELTIQVGHIRDQLLANSAILAELDLLHAKAKYSIEILGVAPEVTETGPLKFVEARHPILLQSHGRDGTVPLNLELGSSYNTLVISGPNAGGKSVAMKSVGLLTLMAQCGMHIPASDQSVLRIFKDMFVDIGDEQSIENDLSTFSSHLRNLKAIDEQAGSNSLVLIDEIGSGTDPAEGGAIAAAILESLTKRGTYTIATTHHSSLKVFAHNTEGVENGAMEFDQTTLTPTFKFTPAIPGSSYALEMAQRIGLKEDMLSRSREFMGHHQARLEQLIANLELSAQKYRNQLYDVRAEKSRLDSLVLEYESKLSSLASELKELKRKAVEEAKGIVDNANALIERSIREIKERSADKESVRAVREEVKKVQDEIEIATLRQEEAMPKSDFLEIGSAVRLSGGVETGEVAGLSPDGKSAIVLFGSLKMKVPTKDLVMAKKIRSTSFRPSAIESEKPAEVVRDIDLRGMTSEEAVPLVDKFIDTAILTGLHRVDIIHGKGTGALRKKVTEFLSHHPRVKSYRLAEWNEGGSGATVVELADA
- a CDS encoding SDR family oxidoreductase; protein product: MDFRGKTAIITGGTGALGNVVAAHFFTAGATIAIPFRQTSSANLLPKEIRDSTDRVWMGKADISVEQQVIQFVSDVKAKFHAIDFLVNIAGGYAGGSAIADVSLDEWERMMNLNLKTAFLMSREVLKEMKQQNAGRIVNIAAMPAITGGANKGPYAISKRGVITLTETIAAEVKAKGITANAIAPGIILTEENRRSMPDADFSRWVTPEEVAEMILFLCSESARSLNGNTIRMFGVM
- a CDS encoding GatB/YqeY domain-containing protein, yielding MGLTEKISEDIKSAMKSGERLRLETLRTLRAVLMEKAIELRGSGRVMTPDDEISTLTSAAKKRRESIQQFGAAGRTELVEQETAELDIIAEYLPKQMSEEEIRHVIERIIDSSGASSPADFGKIMPLVMKELKGKADGKIIQQLVKNRLG
- a CDS encoding Rieske (2Fe-2S) protein, with translation MARFEQGGNVHSRREFVVNACKVGSVLALHGSVAQFFVACKSDDNPNAPALPVVQGTLAGGTVTVSIPAGSALAVVGNAALVQFSGGALLVAHVSQDSFVALTATCTHEACTITGFQEQTYVCPCHGSRFRTNGQVAQGPASSALRTYQTQFANEELTIFL